The window TGAAGATCTTTCAGACCCTTGTACGATTCCCTCTTTCTACATTTCTCATTTTTGTTAGGTTTTACTAAATGGTGTGTCCCTATAGCATCAATTTCGTAACATTTTAGACATTCAATGAATTTTTCAGGGATTTATAAACCGGCCGAGTTTTGGCAACTTGAAGATCAAACACCGCCACAATCTAGTAATAGGATGCATGGATCATCTGTTTTCACACTCAAAGAGATGGAAGATGCAACTTGTTCATTTAGTGATGATAATCTTGTTGGGAAAGGAGGGTTTGGTAGGGTCTATCGAGGCATTTTGAAGTCAGGAGAGGTaatatggttttaaattgcggttgaaATTCTATTGAGAGACATCTAAAAATGTAACAGTGCGGTCACAATTATGGTTGCAGACAAAAATTTAAACTAGTAGTAACAATAATATACAATGTTTTTCCCTATGAAGGTTGTAGCTATCAAGAAAATGGAAATGGAAGCAATTAAAGCAGCAGAAGGAGAGCGTGAATTTCGAGTGGAAGTTGACATATTGAGTCTGCTAGACCACCCGAATCTTGTTTCTTTGATAGGTTATTGTGCTGATGGAAAGCATAGATTCTTAGTATATGAATATATGCATAATGGAAACCTGCAAGATCATTTGAATGGTTTGTCATGTACCCAAAATCTACAGGATCTCATAACTTCCTACATTACATGTAACCAATCTTTAATTTTAGGAATGAGGGAAAGGAAAATGGACTGGCCTCAAAGATTAAGAGTGGCATTAGGAGCTGCAAAAGGCCTTGCTTATCTCCACTCAAGCTCTTGTGTTGGAATTCCTATTGTTCATAGAGATTTCAAATCCACCAATATTCTTTTAGATGCCAATTTTGAAGCAAAGGTATAAATAGTTACTTAACTTCCAAGATTGCCAATTTCGATGCAGAATACGGTAACTAACTAACGAACATTTTGTAGATATCTGATTTTGGATTTGCAAAGCTAATGCCAGAAGAGCATGAAATACATGAAACTGCCAAAGTACTTGGTACATTTGGCTATTTTGACCCGGAGTATACATCGGTGCGCGCATAGATAGATTTCATTTGCAACATCATTTTGTTCTTGTCATTTATTAAAGTAGCATTCATAGCCATTTTTATTTCATGAACAGACGGGAAAATTGACTCTACAAAGCGATGTTTATGCTTTTGGTGTTGTTCTTCTAGAGCTTTTGACAGGACGTCGAGCTATAGACCTAAACCAAGGTCCAAATGATCAAAACCTTGTACTACAAGTAAGTGTtctttgttaaaataaaaatgaatgttTTTATAAGACAAGTGATTTTAAAATGGTTGGCATTGATATATAGGTAAGGCACTTACTGAATGACCGCAAGATGCTCCGTAAGGTGATTGATCCAGAGATGACTAGAAATTCATACACCATTGAGTCGATATTCATGTTTGCGAATCTTGCGTCACAATGTGTTCGTCCTGAGAGTCATGTGAGACCTTCAATGATTGATTGTGTTAAAGAAATTCAAATGATTATGTATAGAAATGCAAAAGGGTTGGGAATGGTTATGCATAGTTTGAGGATGCTCTAGTGACAGAAATACTTTATTAATTACTATACATACCATTATTTGTGAGTTAGATAATTCATGTTATCAAACTGAATGAATAATGTTTGTCAGAAATCTTTGGCAAATTTGTCCATAAAATAATATTGGAATTTGATAGTGTTATAACAGAATATGTTCCTGCCTTGATTTCAGAGATCCTGCAAAACTAAGAAAACTAAGACTAATCTTGAATCTTAGCCCTTTCAAAATGAGACTAATCTTGTAATTGAAAATTAAATCTGAAATTAAAAACTTAACactaaaattaattttagtttttgttGCGGGCTGCTCACAAGCCTTGCAGATCAGCTCATCCCCAGCGTACCGGAAGTTCAAATCCAGCGTAAACAATTCCAGTTCTATCACAGaatagtttttaaattttcaaaactaaTAAGAGAAAACCTCTGCAAATCAGTCCGTAATAAATTTAGATTTGACTTTGATTGTTGTTGATTAAAGTGAAttcttaattttaaaagtttCTAACAGAAACAAAATTGTTACCACTGAATATTTTTGGTACCCAACCAAACTTCAAGATGGCAAGTAAAAGTAAGACTTGGATGCTACAAAGGTGATAACTTTTTCATCACGTTCAACATAGAAAAGCATAATAACGAGAGATTAATCTGATTCAATTATACTTTGTCCGTAACTGTTTTCATaagaaaggaaaagaaataaGCCACCTGTGACTGCCGCTACTTATCTGCAGAATATGAAGGCTTGACGACACTGCACGACGGTAGGATCATGATATTTTAAAGGAAATCGATCTAAAAGCCTTAATTAAAAAACTGGGAGTTTCTTATTCCATCCTATTCTTTTCTAACGCATGACACATGCGCGAAATTCTAAAAATACTGAAAACCGAAAATACATTTTCGAATGCGCACCTCCACTCATAATTCATTCCTTTTTAAGAATCGTCCACTTTTACGGTAAAAATAAAATCAGAAATATACTTCCGATATAAATCAAATGCACTTCCGCTTGTCTTCAGAATCCTCTTCATCATCAGACATGACCATATACTCTGGGCTATATGGTCTACTCTCCATCTTACATTAAGGGTACGTTTGGATATCACgaaatgaacggagcggaatggaatggagcggaacgaatgtaccattccattgtttggaaattttagaacggaataagacaaattattcattccgcccaaatcggaggggaaggaatatggtggtaagtgatggaatggaatgaaatccataccactcctttctgctccgctccatccgtttttaaattatccaaacaacggaatatcattttattccattccgTTCCGCTCCGCCccatccgattccatcaatccaaacaaagcctaaggttttgtttggattgatggagcCGAATGGAGCGGAATGggatggaataaaatgatattccattgtttggataatttaaaaacggatggaacgGAGCAGAAtagagtggtatggattccattcaATTCCATCACATACCACCATTTTTCCTACTCTCCAATTTGGGTGGAATGAATAACTTCCCCTTTTCCGTCCTAAAATTTCTAAACAATAGAATGATATCTTCGTTCCGCTCCGCTCtgctccattccgctccgttgaTTTTATGATCTCCAAATATAGCCTAAATTTTATATTCCAAAATGTTCACTTTGTGTTAATTTTCATGATGTTCATGTCTTTTGTACTTTGGCTCTAAAAGTTAGCTATAATTTAATAGCTTAAATATTATCTTTTACACATAGACTTTCTTAATCTCAATAAACTTAGCCAATCTGGATTAGAAATAATAATGATCATAGTAAAGTATCGCATGTTATTTCATATTTACATTTCTATTATTAGGAACTGTAAGTGCATTTATGATTTATATGGGAAGTGCATTGTTGGTTTTACGTAAGTGCAACTTAAAAAAGGTGTATACTAGAAATATACTTTCGGTTTATGAGGGGTAATTTTGGAATTGCAAAGGATTTATCTTTTAGATATGGGGTGAAATAAGAAATTCCCAAAAATTTTGATATGGAAAATGTTGGGCTTTTCTCAATTATTTGGAGAGGCCCAAATAGATATGGGTTAGTGACCCATGTGTGTGTAAGTCTTTGTTGTTATCCAACAAAGAGAATTGGGTCATTCTTTCATTGTGTGAGAGAAACAACAAGAAAAGTTAGAGAGAAAACACTATTCCCGCAACCCCTTTTGTGCATAAATCAGTTCCAGAAAATCCGAGCTTGCGCAAAAACCAACGGTCGAATCGTCCTAAAATTTTGGCTTAACGTTCATGACTCATAGGAGCAAATTCTGAAcagtggagattgaattcttagCTTTGTAAGTCAGTCTGTCGAGTCGATCTTTGAGGTCAGAATTTATTGATGTTTTTGGATTGTTTTGTCTCTTTTTGTTCTTATTGTATTCCAAGATTGATTGTAGATCTTAATGAAGTTTATGTATTGTTCTGGACTGACCCAATTATCAGAATTGGCCAAATCCAATCGTAAGCATGAAAACGGCCCATTCAGCATTGGTCCGCTTACTCAAGCCAACAGGGACCGCATGTCCTCTCTCGCCCTTCTACCGAACACGTTGAACGTTGTCCTTCCCTCATGAAGGGACCATCTGAGCACGTTAGCTCTCCCGTCCCTGCCAAGGGCTAGTTCAACCTGCCCGGATTTATGAGGACTTACTATCTCCTATATTTTGGGCCCTAGAAATGCGCCCAGCTCAAAATATGGCTTGACTAAGTCACACACAAAAGAGAacactataaatagccctctacatcTATAGAGCAAGGTAATTTAAACCTTACCCAAAAAATCTCATACTTTCTGTTATAAATTTGTTCTCTTTCTTACTTTGACATCAGAGTATCTTGTAGGTACAACCCTTTTTTCTCTCAACCATCATTGAAGATCACGCCGTCGTTGCTGGCCATCTGTTCCGACTCTACACgaacagtggcgccgtctgtgggaaacattGCTTCCCCGTTTTCTCTCTCTTACACCTTTTAGATTGTTTTCTTGCACGACCAAGAACCTAGAAACAAAAGCTATCACCTTTCATATCTCATGGCTAGAAACAACGAGAATCTATCTGCTCAGGACACCACACTCAGTCAAATGGGTAAAATCGATGTTGAAATAATTGTGCCTCCACCAAACAATGACATTTCTCAGCCCCGCAATGGCCTCAAGGCATCTCCCTTTTCAGAAGATTCCCGGGATACTCCCACTTTCCATCGCAGAAACACCAGTAGTAAGAATCATCAAGATCCTCTTCCCGAGGACACTTCTCTGATCACAACACCATCCAACGATGACCCCACTGTGGCTGCCATCTTCGCAGCCTTGAACCAGACTAATGCACTAATCCGTCAGCAGAACGACCAGATTAGGGCATTGGAGAAGAAACACTATGCTAAGACCCCTCCCTGCAGACATTCTCGTCCCGAGCAGGAAGCCTTAACATCCAAGAAGCGTCACCATTCTCCACCCCGGTGCGAACACCGTTCTACCCTTACCAAGAAAACAAAGGAAGATCACTTTTCTCACCGACGCACTCCATCACCCTGGTCGAAGGAACGCGCTAGAACGTCTTCCCCTCAGCCCTCAGATCGTCATCGGCAGAGTTTTACTAAATGGTGTGTTCTGTAACATCTCAATTCTACCcattgaatattaataaaatcagagtgtaGAAAATTTAATCATACAAGGGATGTCACATTTACTTCACATAAGAAACATACATTAATCATAATTatgcagatacataacacttagaaCCTGGATGAACTTATAGCAACATATTTCAATTCAATTAATCAACTAAACAGCGGAATCATAATTTCTCAACGGTTACAACAtcacatattttattaattgaaaaCACTTCGcaactattaatattattcaacttctattcgcttaacatatttttattcgactaaacaacttcaaaatcaaCATGATAATTCATAATTCAACTTAAGGTAATAACAACATTTAAACATAACAACAATCGtccatcccccgagtgctacgtatcagagcaagaccctcttGACTTATTATAGAGCAACATGAAGACTTCATAAATTAACTTAAAACTCCAcagttatacttgagtacctgcccatttcacatggtaggggaaacatcagcagaaggggtgagatatatAACAACTTTCAAATAACAATTATAAcaacaaatataataacaaatagcaacgaCAATTATAACAATAGCTATAATAGCAATTAGCAATAACagttataataatagttataataaccaTTACACATCTTTCCAACAATATCTGTCACAACAAATCGTTAGCATAATTTCACACTAAGTCATCGGCAATGCATTACAgcaaaatcatcaatttaatacAACACTTATCcatcatcacaacaacatcatcaacaacaattaatCAACTTGAAATGCGACTCATGacaatgcatatgcatgtggtaccatttggagtaaaactcccaacttaaacatttgaCATTCAGGCCATCGTCacttttgccattttcaggccgtCGTGTTTGCCACAATTTTTAGGCCGTCGTGTTTTCCATAATTTTTAGGCCAtcgtgtttgccataattttcaggacatcgtgtttgccataattttcaggcATGCATTgtaatggatgcgactcaatgaatgcaacaatcacatacaacacaacaaaaatctcatcacgagacatacgcctatatcactgttattaccaattattagaggtaatcaTCATCACGAAATGCATAAGCCTATACCGTCACTACAACACTAGTCATAGGCCTACAACATCATCATCGTATCAACAACATAATCATAACAATAATATAATCCAATCACATCACCAACATCACAATATCAACAACGTATTATTACCACAACATAACAACTATACCAACATCAACATAGAACAATTTTTAACAATAGAGTCATTGACAATAgaataatttcaaaaatatcaGAAACAACCACCACAAATAACCACACACCACAACAATTTCACACAACCACAAACAGAGGCGATTATACAAATTCAATCCCACATACAATTCATCATAAATCTCATTATAGAGtcagaacctcacccttaccttggattggagattaCTCTATAATTCTACCGGTCGAAGCCTTCTAGCCTTAGCTTCTAAcccttgcctcttttaatcagaatcaaaagctgaaaattttcccaaatatgcagctacagtgcaaTGATGATATCTCGTAGCTcataccttattttgaagatcccaacgataaaaagttagatataggtgttgcgaacctaccctgAAAATTTGGCCATGATCCAACGGTTAActaatcggggatcttcgatttagtgagattgttgcaagaaaaacgggaatgaatttctctcatattttctctcttctctgtaacttcccatgaccaattccccaagactttttcccttctaattaacctaatccctatcttaacctaatttcattaaacctatt is drawn from Vicia villosa cultivar HV-30 ecotype Madison, WI unplaced genomic scaffold, Vvil1.0 ctg.000256F_1_1, whole genome shotgun sequence and contains these coding sequences:
- the LOC131626042 gene encoding probable serine/threonine-protein kinase PBL28 → MPFGLVSAWNKRRRSKSEDLSDPWIYKPAEFWQLEDQTPPQSSNRMHGSSVFTLKEMEDATCSFSDDNLVGKGGFGRVYRGILKSGEVVAIKKMEMEAIKAAEGEREFRVEVDILSLLDHPNLVSLIGYCADGKHRFLVYEYMHNGNLQDHLNGMRERKMDWPQRLRVALGAAKGLAYLHSSSCVGIPIVHRDFKSTNILLDANFEAKISDFGFAKLMPEEHEIHETAKVLGTFGYFDPEYTSTGKLTLQSDVYAFGVVLLELLTGRRAIDLNQGPNDQNLVLQVRHLLNDRKMLRKVIDPEMTRNSYTIESIFMFANLASQCVRPESHVRPSMIDCVKEIQMIMYRNAKGLGMVMHSLRML